Within Salvia splendens isolate huo1 chromosome 21, SspV2, whole genome shotgun sequence, the genomic segment ACAGTAATGTTGTGACTATGTTCACTCCACCCCTTTTGTGTCAGCAGTTTAGATTTCATCTGAATTGCTGTCTCACTATATAGTATGTGCTGAACTTTGGATATAGTTGGAGAAGTATGTTTGATTTATACATGCCGGAGtcatattttttcatgaaaTTTAAGCTCTTCAAGTGACTGCTTCACTGGTTTTGTACTGTTGTTACTACATGTTTTCTTACTGTCCATGGATAAATATATCTAGGCATATTATGTAGGAGCTAGTGTTGATCTAGTAGGATCTTGCGAGAAACATGAAGGTGATTATGAGCTGACTCCTATGAATAATGAGGAGGAGGATCTTTGGAGTTTATTGGTAGGTATTAGATTGTAGCTGGAATTGAATGTCTAGGTTTCATCTGAATTGATATATATTGATCTCTCTTGACACACAGTTGGAGAATCTGATGCAAAGTATACCAAAAATCTTGTTCTTGGAGATTTGGGGCATCAGATTGATTCAAGAATCAATCTGATGATATGTACATATCTTGCATCTGGATTCTAGAGTTCTTGTTTCTTTGATTCTATACTAGGAAATGTAGAGCCAAATGTTGATACGTTTCACAATCGACATTTCATGTAAAGTTCGATGTGCGATTGATGCGAATTTTGTGCTCATTTGCTAGCACGTGGAGGTAGATGGACATCATGATAGAACGGTTTTGGATGTGCCCAATTTGCCATACAAGTACGTGATGAAACAACATTTtgaaatatagtagtatttttagaGTACTATTACTTGCCCAATAAATTAGTTTATGTGCTAGATACATATAAAACAATGTTATTACACGGGTAAATTgtcaaaaataaatactccaaaGTTTGGATTTGTTTTTCATATCTCACCACAAGTCCCTGGCGTGCATACGCATTTCATACACTTAGATTCTGtttaatttcctttttcgtaACTTGATTTCCTTTTATGTCTCTGtttaattttctattatattttttatttattttctcacAGTTATAATTCCATTTAAAATATGTGAATTTTAAGatcataaatttattaaataaataacaaatttCAGACGTACTAATATTTTTAAGATCATAAAGTGATGATTTTTACAATCTAAGAATGAAAACTAATTCTTTAGTTCCATAAATATATTATTGAATTCTGTTCATGTTTTTTGTTGGTTTTCTCAAAAAGTAGTAATTTcatgtaaaaatttcatttaaaatttcaaaGTTGTTAAGAAATGAATTTCAAACACATCAATCTTTATTTTTAcataaatatgtaaatatatttaatttaagatTATGAAGTAATGATCTTTATTatctaataataaaaaaaatctttagTTCTATAATAGTGCTCAATCTCTAAACATTTTTCTCTCAATATACACTCAATCTCCTACTGCCTATGTTGCAACTGCTTGCGACGACATTGATAGTAAAAATTCCACAACTGCCAATATACATCACTCTCTTGCAATCTCCTATGATTGACGGTAAAATTTCACAATTGTCAATACTCAATAGTAATTTTGGCTCCCAATGTTAAAATTTTGCTTTCCACACTGTGCATATTATTCAtggtttttaattttgttttctttgtaAATTGACAGCATTATTTATTGTATCGGCGGTGGTTTTCGGCTATCATTTCAGATATAAAGTCACCAAAAATTCCATCATGCGATAATTGAAAATAGttccaaattcaataattttctGGCTTATTTTCGTAATTACATGTACCATTGACTGTATGATTTATGACAATTTCcctttaaattttaaatgtaCGGCTAAATCATTTATGACAATTTTCCTTTCTAAAAATATATATGCCTTTTTTtaagaataaagataaattaacaaaacttGTATGTACAAAATGCCCTTCAAGTTTAAATAAGATAAGATCAAATTAGTTTGAATTGGTAGCTTCATTAATTACATATATTTATGACTAATTTACCCTATTTGCATTTATATGAGAAAAATTGTGCTATTACATTATTTCCTTAATCATTTTGTTTTAGAAAATATGTAACTGATTTTATTCTTGAATATATCCACTGTtgttcaaaaattcaaaatataaaattttagataaaataatcattcatagtattttaataagaataaaaaaattattcatttttatttaaactatcACAATGATAtgaagataaataaattattccttttaataataaagtaaaaaatattatgagtattaataatataataggGGTCAGATGATGTGAGATTGTATGACTCGGTACATATAATACAATCTTCTAATGTATTGTTCACAAATTGACAAGATCGTGAAAAGTTGAAATTATATGATAAATCACTATAATTTCAATATTTCACTGAAATAgtttaatattaatttcataacTATTTTCATAGTGCCTAAATAAACTCCATAATAGGGATGGTCCGATAATAGCAACATGATGCACCCAACATGTAACATATTCTTTAAATGTGTGACTAACAGATAAATCGATATGatgaattatataataattCTCTACAATTTTAAactcatattatattatacagAAAATATTTGCAATCACAAGCTTCAAATTATATTCCAAATCACAAATACTAAAATAATtgaagaaatgaaataaaaataatgaacatacgagatccaaattaaaaaatatactccataaattagtttttgggataaaataataatttaaaaataagttATTGAAAAATTAGGTTTTTAAGAacgattttataaataaaaaacgttAAGTATAGAATGAAAGTGGAAAATATAATATACTAGCAAAACTAATCTTTAAatgattttataatataatatattataaaattcttttcaaaattaaattttattgaattattattatttaattataatattttcactatctttgtttattttgttctttttcttttaactcattttttcatatttttttcaaacataaaaaacatgatgtaaaatatttattttaattttaaaaataaaatatttttattagaaaAAATTCTAAGTAtttactttttaatattttgttgaaAGCATTATATTCAATCCTTAATCAACATGAAGGGGttataatgtaaaattaatatacaactAAAATATCAGGAGGTTGAAAAGTATATAATTTGGATTAATGTATTTTGCCTTCTATGGATGCGTTAACAAAACGAGTTAAATCatattttgatgaaaattacattaattgGTCTATACTTTTACATGAGTTTGATTCTAGATTTAACTTTGTATCCAATGTTCAATGTTGAAATTTACGGTTAATTGAGGACTTTTGAAATTCATAATCAAGATTTATATCCCCATACGATATATATTATTAACAAACATCTGCAACTATAAGAAATATTGTCCATTGTGACGCGACCTTTAAATTTCTTTATGTTTAactattaaaattgaatttcttACCCATTTGATAGGTataactccctccgtcccataaagtatctcattttaccattttcgtccgtcccacaaagtttgtcctAATTTCGTTGCATCAATTTTTAACTCAATTACACAATCGCCAAATATTGAATAATGTATCGATAACATGGGAATACATTTTGCGCAATGGGGATTCAGAAAGCGAAACTCTCAGGGTATCCACAATAAAGGTCGTTGTCGGTGTTGAAAGGTAAGATCAATGTAGCGATCATCACCAGCAATTGATGGCAGACGAAGAGGGTTTAGGGATGAGCTACCTCATCGCGGAGTTGGCGGCAACTTCAGTTTATACATTAATGTAGTTTTTCGGTCCTCACAGACTAGCAGTGGGATCGGTACACCCCCGGGGGACCCCACTTGGACCTGTAATTATGGTGCATGGGCATGCATGCATGGAAATCGAGAAGCCAACTGTACGGAGCGCGAGGCGGTTGAGGCGGGAGATTTTAAATGTTCGTTAGTCGTTGAGCCGAAGTCGTTAGAAGTTCGTTAGGCAAGTGACGTGGCACAAATTAACGAACCTAACTATAAATCCCTGAATTATAAACCGAACACACATCTTAAAATTTCGAATAAACTTCCGCTTTGCCGCGCATTCTATCTATTCTCGTTTGTGGTTAGATAATCTCGGTCGTCGTTCTCAGTCCCAACAGCCCCAACGAAATTTCGGAGACTCTCGTAATTCAAACCACATTGCTCATGTTGCTCTAATGGTATTTAGAAGATACTACTAAAATTTTGATTGAGTCTTTCCATAGTTTACTAAGATTTTGGATATCAGGTAACTTAATTCATAGTTTGATATTACCATCAAAAGAGATTTAGTCATATCATTAGGATGATATTCtttaccccccccccccccccaccccccctCTCTTTGCCTCTCCATTTCTAATTTAGTAATTTGAGATAGTTTTGTTggttttgtaaaattaaaaggagtaatatttttgcCTCGAAATACAAATCTGTTATAAAACGTATTGAgctttctctctctctgtttctctctatctctgtctttctctctcttccccATTTTCTCCTCTCTCACACTCACCTCTCGAGGAGGAGAAAACCTCTGCAGAAGCTTCACTCCCGCAGCGAATTGCATTGGAATCATGGAGTAATCGTTGCTTTTCTGCACATAATCGGTTCAGATCTCGCCAATTCCCCTCAGTGTAATTCATACACCTCTCTTTCACTTTCAGTTTGTTTATCTATGTAATTGCTTTTGTAATTGGCTAGATGTGCGGAATTCATAACGATTTATTGCCCTAAATCGTGCTTCTCTGTTTTGCTTAATGTCTGGATTTTCAGCTGAAGATGTTTGTGTTTACATGTAAATTGATTGATCGCGGATCTTGTTTTTCTGAATTGTTTTTAATTcttaaatagaaagaaaaatgatttaACATGTAATTGTTCTTTTATTTAGCTTGTGAGTTGTGACGGCGTGTGGAGATGGATATGTTTCGAGAATATGTGATTTGTACTCCAAAATTATTTCTTTGTTGTTGTGTGATGGAAGAAAAAATTATTTCACAttaaattcttattttatttagctTTATATTTAGTGTTCCATAGTTTTCTAGTGAGTTTTGAGGAAAATGATATATGTTCCACAGATTTCGATTTGCATTTTTCTGTGTTGTTGAATTCTGGAATCCTAGTGAGTCCTCATCTGCTATTGGTGGTTATCTTGAAATTTTGTGTTTCTGCTGTTTTGACCTTGCTGTATTATGATAAGCTTATGCTTATTAAAGAACAAGGTCTTGCTGGTTGAAAGATGTATGCTTGCATATTGATTTTTCCAAATGCAAAAAAGGTTGTCTCTGatgttgaaaaataaaataaaaaatatttgtttGTGCATCATGAATATCCATTTGATGAAaaactcttttttctttttcgctTTTTTCATGTCCGAGCTTGCATAATTTTCTTCAATATCTTTTTGTTGTGAGAAAACGGATTCGCCATCTCCTTGGCTTATGGGTTCTTTTTGTTCTTCATTTTGATGCTTTGTATTCGATGCTATCAACAAATTTATCGTTACAAGAGTTTGGAATAAACAAAGTTGATGATTTATGATGCTATGGTGCATATTTTTAACAAACTTTGGTGTTATCGAGAAATTAGGTGAATGGTTCTGTGAAATGTGTTCCTTCTGCACCAGTAGTTTTTGGAGATGGTTCTGCGAAAAAGATTCCATGTATTCAACTTCTGGTAGATTAAATGATCGGGATTTTTGAATGCTCTTATAAACCTATCTCTACATATGTGTGATATCATTTAATGATTGTATTGTTGGTGATCATGCAGTGAAGAGAGAAGCTCAAGGAGAAGAGTGATGGAGCCACATTCGTTAAAAGTTACAATCAAGTTGAAAAGTGATAAACCTTCAAACAAATCTTTGGCAACTGATGATCACCTGAGTGATGTGCGTGAGAAGTCCAGAGCCCTAAATAGTTGTCATCCAGGCAGTCTGGCTGCCAATTCTCAAGATCCAGTTGATTTTAGTTCTGCGGGAGGGTTAGAAAATCAAACCAGGAAAGATGAAGAAAACCCATCTGATATTTCTCAGTACCAATTGGTGCTTTATAACCCTAGTATTAATGGATCCGGTGAAGCTGAGGTCCCAGGTCCGATTATTGCTCGACCTATATCCTCTCATagacaacatcagagaactctATCTGTGGGAGCTTTCACTGTTCAATGCGCCAACTGCTTCCAATGGAGGTTCATTCCGACAAAGGAGAAGTATGAAGAAATACGAGAGCATATTATGAAACTGCCTTTCGTCTGTGAAGTAGCTAGGGAATGGCGACCTGACATATCATGTGAAGATCCACCCGATCTAGTACAGGATAAGAGTAGGCTTTGGGCAATTGATAAACCTAGTATTGCTCGAACCCCTGGTGGTTGGGACCGGCTTCTCAGATTCAGAGGTGAAGGAAGCAGCAAGTTTGCAGATGTGTATGTCTTCTAGTTCACAGTCTGTTCATTTATAATTTCTTTGTTAGCCTACTCTTATTAGCTTGATTTAAGTTCTTTGGAGCTctgttgaaaataaaatatacatgcAAGTGGTCAAAGAGTTGGATCCTTTTGAAAGAAGTCAGAAGGCACTTGccttcttttaattaaaataccATCTTAAAACTGaaagttttttgtttttttagctGAATCAGATGCCAACTATTCTGTGCTTATTGCTTAaacataattgaaatttcccTGAGTGGAAAATCATTACGTGGTTCTAGTGTTAATGATCCTCACAAGAACAATTTGGGACTCCTAGTGATTCTTTTATGTCATAGAATCTAATCTCTTCACTGTTAAAGGTTGTATAAAACATGCGCTTACAGTATTATAATTTGCCTAGAATTTTGAAAGAAGACATAAGGAGAAATCATAATGATTCGTGAACAAAGTGAAGCTTGATTTACATATGCTTGCTGCATAATTTGTTTTGATCAATAGTAGTTGATGTGGTGTTCATGATTATAGTAGTAAACAATTGATACCTATCTGGTTTTACCTCTATGAATCTTTGCAGGTATTATGTTTCACCATCAGGCAAGAGATTTCGTTCAATGGTGGAAATTCAGAGGTATGGTATTTCTGAGGTATCAATGGCTTTGTTGTGCATCACTGGAGTCATTGGCATTTtcctcacatttcattttctgctttTATGATGTGTTGAATGTCAAGGTACCTTGAAGAGAACCCGGTGTACAAAGAGCAAGGTGTTAGCTTGTCACAATTTTCCTTTCAGATACCTAGACCTTTGCATGAAAACTATCTCCGGAAGCGTTCTAAACCTACAAGTGATGCTGGAGATCTTGGGATGTCAAGATTTCCTTATCCTTCAGAAGGTAACTTTAAACTTATACGTACTCATAGTTCAGAACATTTGCATTGAATCCATCAAGGAATCAGGATCCTTTAGTTATCTCATTTTTTCTCTGTTTAGGGTGAAGATTTTTGGGTTATCTTAGACAATGTTTGTCAATTCTGAATCAATCT encodes:
- the LOC121785011 gene encoding methyl-CpG-binding domain-containing protein 2-like; the encoded protein is MEPHSLKVTIKLKSDKPSNKSLATDDHLSDVREKSRALNSCHPGSLAANSQDPVDFSSAGGLENQTRKDEENPSDISQYQLVLYNPSINGSGEAEVPGPIIARPISSHRQHQRTLSVGAFTVQCANCFQWRFIPTKEKYEEIREHIMKLPFVCEVAREWRPDISCEDPPDLVQDKSRLWAIDKPSIARTPGGWDRLLRFRGEGSSKFADVYYVSPSGKRFRSMVEIQRYLEENPVYKEQGVSLSQFSFQIPRPLHENYLRKRSKPTSDAGDLGMSRFPYPSEDLPMPWYADTDFQLTRPGPSTDYTESPDLKPETQTAKKQKTVYKKSVNGDLFCSPTYFNLEEPKQL